From one Plectropomus leopardus isolate mb chromosome 8, YSFRI_Pleo_2.0, whole genome shotgun sequence genomic stretch:
- the rap1gapa gene encoding rap1 GTPase-activating protein 1 isoform X7: MPQRKRSFTFGAYGGVDKTFSKARSLWKQDGSDPRISATLEPQLFQPSLPYTSSPFHKTPDLFEMLEKMQGNRMDEQRCTFPPPLKTEEDYIPYPSVHEVLGRKSPFPLILLPQFGGYWIEGTNHELGDTADTEQPPPLSPNTRTKLECNTTATLFRKHFLGKEHFNYYSVDSALGHLVFSLKYDVIGDQEHLRLMLRTKLKTYHDVIPISCLTEFPNVVQMAKLVCEEVNVDRFFPVLYPKASRLIVTFDEHVISNNFKFGVIYQKFGQTSEEELFGNSEESPAFVEFLEFLGEKIELHNFKGFRGGLDVTHGQTGTESVYCNYRNKEVMFHVSTKLPYTDGDTQQLQRKRHIGNDIVAILFQEENTPFVPDMIASNFLHAYIVVQVVNTCTDNVLYKVSVTARDDVPFFGPALPNPAVFKKGPEFHEFLFTKLINAEYACYKAEKFAKLEERTRSALLETLYEELHVNSQAMMGVGGDDDKLENGSAGGGGFFESFKSLLVPGKSPSKYGRRGSAIGIGTVEESLIIPGKSPTRKKSGPFSSRRSSAIGIENIQEVHEKSSRESSPNTQKTPDSGHVSQDPKSDNSSNQSSPEVLTTTKNSSYLGGRAPSIPEGHDLSRSSSNASSFASVVEENETEATEDYDTGMESLSSAGTPHKRDSFTYSTWLEDSASSTSTTSRGSSPGPSKPERGKGTDVRIKLERPHDHQSSSNC, encoded by the exons GAAGCAAGATGGGAGTGACCCCCGGATTTCTGCAACACTAGAGCCCCAGCTGTTCCAGCCGTCACTCCCGTACACCAGCTCGCCATTCCACAAG ACCCCAGATTTATTTGAAATGCTTGAAAAAATGCAG GGCAACAGGATGGATGAGCAGAGATGCACCTTTCCTCCCCCACTCAAG ACTGAGGAGGACTACATTCCTTACCCAAGTGTCCATGAG GTGTTGGGCAGAAAAAGTCCTTTTCCTCTCATCCTCCTGCCGCAGTTTGGGGGTTACTGGATTGAAGGGACAAACCATGAGTTAGGTGACACAGCGGACACAGAACAGCCGCCACCTCTGTCCCCGAACACCCGCACCAAGCTGGAATGTAACACGACAGCTACGCTCTTCCGGAAACACTTCCTGGGCAAG GAACACTTTAATTACTATTCAGTGGACAGTGCTCTTGGACATCTGGTGTTCTCGCTAAAGTACGATGTGATTGGTGACCAGGAACATCTCCGTCTAATGCTCAG GACCAAGCTGAAAACCTACCATGATGTGATCCCCATTTCCTGTCTGACGGAGTTTCCCAATGTGGTCCAAATGGCCAAA CTTGTCTGTGAAGAGGTCAACGTGGATCGTTTTTTTCCTGTCCTTTATCCAAAA gctTCAAGACTTATTGTCACCTTCGATGAACATGTGATAAGCAACAATTTCAAGTTTGGGGTCATTTATCAAAAGTTTGGACAG ACTTCAGAGGAAGAGCTGTTTGGCAACAGTGAAGAGAGTCCTGCCTTTGTAGAATTCCTGGAATTTCTAGGAGAGAAAATTGAGCTGCACAACTTTAAAGG TTTCCGTGGAGGGTTAGACGTGACTCATGGGCAGACTGGCACTGAATCCGTCTACTGCAACTACCGCAACAAAGAGGTCATGTTCCATGTGTCCACAAAACTGCCTTACACAGATGGGGACACCCAGCAG TTGCAGAGAAAGAGGCACATAGGAAATGACATTGTGGCCATCTTATTTCAAGAGGAAAACACTCCCTTTGTACCGGACATGATTGCCTCCAACTTTCTCCATGCCTACATTGTGGTCCAAGTGGTCAACACCTGCACTGACAATGTTCTCTACAAG GTGTCAGTGACGGCTCGGGATGATGTACCTTTCTTTGGCCCGGCCCTCCCAAACCctgctgtctttaaaaaa GGCCCTGAATTCCATGAATTCCTTTTTACTAAACTCATCAATGCAGAGTACGCCTGCTACAAAGCTGAGAAATTTGCCAAACTAGAG gaACGAACAAGGTCGGCCTTGTTAGAGACCCTTTATGAGGAGCTCCATGTGAACAGTCAGGCCATGATGGGTGTCGGAGGAGACGACGACAAACTGGAAAACGGGAGTGCAGGAGGAGGGGGCTTCTTTGAGTCCTTTAAG TCATTGCTTGTCCCAGGCAAAAGTCCCAGTAAATATGGACGCCGAGGCAGTGCCATAGGGATAGGAACAGTAGAAGAG TCTTTGATAATCCCGGGGAAAAGCCCGACAAGGAAAAAGTCTGGTCCTTTCAGCTCCAGGAGAAGCAGTGCCATCGGTATCGAAAACATTCAAGAAGTCCACGAGAAGAG TAGTAGAGAGAGTTCCCCAAATACACAGAAGACCCCTGACAGCGGTCATGTCTCTCAAGACCCCAAATCTGACAACTCGTCCAATCAGAGCTCTCCTGAGGTGCTCACAACCACCAAGAACAG TTCTTATCTTGGTGGCAGGGCCCCATCCATCCCTGAGGGTCATGACCTTTCCCGCTCCTCCTCCAACGCTAGCAGCTTCGCCAGTGTGGTGGAGGAGAACGAGACAGAGGCCACGGAGGACTACGACACAGGCATG GAGAGTCTGTCATCTGCCGGGACGCCACACAAGCGAGATTCCTTCACCTACAGCACCTGGCTGGAGGACAGCGCCAGCAGCACCAGTACCACCAGTCGGGGCAGCTCTCCAG GGCCCAGTAAACCTGAGCGAGGGAAGGGGACAGACGTCCGTATCAAACTGGAACGACCACACGATCATCAGTCCTCATCG AACTGTTAG
- the rap1gapa gene encoding rap1 GTPase-activating protein 1 isoform X2: MPQRKRSFTFGAYGGVDKTFSKARSLWKQDGSDPRISATLEPQLFQPSLPYTSSPFHKTPDLFEMLEKMQGNRMDEQRCTFPPPLKTEEDYIPYPSVHEVLGRKSPFPLILLPQFGGYWIEGTNHELGDTADTEQPPPLSPNTRTKLECNTTATLFRKHFLGKEHFNYYSVDSALGHLVFSLKYDVIGDQEHLRLMLRTKLKTYHDVIPISCLTEFPNVVQMAKLVCEEVNVDRFFPVLYPKASRLIVTFDEHVISNNFKFGVIYQKFGQTSEEELFGNSEESPAFVEFLEFLGEKIELHNFKGFRGGLDVTHGQTGTESVYCNYRNKEVMFHVSTKLPYTDGDTQQLQRKRHIGNDIVAILFQEENTPFVPDMIASNFLHAYIVVQVVNTCTDNVLYKVSVTARDDVPFFGPALPNPAVFKKGPEFHEFLFTKLINAEYACYKAEKFAKLEERTRSALLETLYEELHVNSQAMMGVGGDDDKLENGSAGGGGFFESFKRVIRSRSQSMDAMGVTLKKPHTFSTSSSFNHEPAESPKFPGISLLVPGKSPSKYGRRGSAIGIGTVEESLIIPGKSPTRKKSGPFSSRRSSAIGIENIQEVHEKSSRESSPNTQKTPDSGHVSQDPKSDNSSNQSSPEVLTTTKNRAPSIPEGHDLSRSSSNASSFASVVEENETEATEDYDTGMESLSSAGTPHKRDSFTYSTWLEDSASSTSTTSRGSSPGPSKPERGKGTDVRIKLERPHDHQSSSNC; encoded by the exons GAAGCAAGATGGGAGTGACCCCCGGATTTCTGCAACACTAGAGCCCCAGCTGTTCCAGCCGTCACTCCCGTACACCAGCTCGCCATTCCACAAG ACCCCAGATTTATTTGAAATGCTTGAAAAAATGCAG GGCAACAGGATGGATGAGCAGAGATGCACCTTTCCTCCCCCACTCAAG ACTGAGGAGGACTACATTCCTTACCCAAGTGTCCATGAG GTGTTGGGCAGAAAAAGTCCTTTTCCTCTCATCCTCCTGCCGCAGTTTGGGGGTTACTGGATTGAAGGGACAAACCATGAGTTAGGTGACACAGCGGACACAGAACAGCCGCCACCTCTGTCCCCGAACACCCGCACCAAGCTGGAATGTAACACGACAGCTACGCTCTTCCGGAAACACTTCCTGGGCAAG GAACACTTTAATTACTATTCAGTGGACAGTGCTCTTGGACATCTGGTGTTCTCGCTAAAGTACGATGTGATTGGTGACCAGGAACATCTCCGTCTAATGCTCAG GACCAAGCTGAAAACCTACCATGATGTGATCCCCATTTCCTGTCTGACGGAGTTTCCCAATGTGGTCCAAATGGCCAAA CTTGTCTGTGAAGAGGTCAACGTGGATCGTTTTTTTCCTGTCCTTTATCCAAAA gctTCAAGACTTATTGTCACCTTCGATGAACATGTGATAAGCAACAATTTCAAGTTTGGGGTCATTTATCAAAAGTTTGGACAG ACTTCAGAGGAAGAGCTGTTTGGCAACAGTGAAGAGAGTCCTGCCTTTGTAGAATTCCTGGAATTTCTAGGAGAGAAAATTGAGCTGCACAACTTTAAAGG TTTCCGTGGAGGGTTAGACGTGACTCATGGGCAGACTGGCACTGAATCCGTCTACTGCAACTACCGCAACAAAGAGGTCATGTTCCATGTGTCCACAAAACTGCCTTACACAGATGGGGACACCCAGCAG TTGCAGAGAAAGAGGCACATAGGAAATGACATTGTGGCCATCTTATTTCAAGAGGAAAACACTCCCTTTGTACCGGACATGATTGCCTCCAACTTTCTCCATGCCTACATTGTGGTCCAAGTGGTCAACACCTGCACTGACAATGTTCTCTACAAG GTGTCAGTGACGGCTCGGGATGATGTACCTTTCTTTGGCCCGGCCCTCCCAAACCctgctgtctttaaaaaa GGCCCTGAATTCCATGAATTCCTTTTTACTAAACTCATCAATGCAGAGTACGCCTGCTACAAAGCTGAGAAATTTGCCAAACTAGAG gaACGAACAAGGTCGGCCTTGTTAGAGACCCTTTATGAGGAGCTCCATGTGAACAGTCAGGCCATGATGGGTGTCGGAGGAGACGACGACAAACTGGAAAACGGGAGTGCAGGAGGAGGGGGCTTCTTTGAGTCCTTTAAG CGGGTGATCCGCAGCAGGAGCCAGTCTATGGATGCCATGGGTGTTACTCTCAAGAAGCCACACACATTCTCCACTAGCAGCAGCTTTAACCACGAGCCCGCAGAGAGCCCCAAATTCCCAGGGATA TCATTGCTTGTCCCAGGCAAAAGTCCCAGTAAATATGGACGCCGAGGCAGTGCCATAGGGATAGGAACAGTAGAAGAG TCTTTGATAATCCCGGGGAAAAGCCCGACAAGGAAAAAGTCTGGTCCTTTCAGCTCCAGGAGAAGCAGTGCCATCGGTATCGAAAACATTCAAGAAGTCCACGAGAAGAG TAGTAGAGAGAGTTCCCCAAATACACAGAAGACCCCTGACAGCGGTCATGTCTCTCAAGACCCCAAATCTGACAACTCGTCCAATCAGAGCTCTCCTGAGGTGCTCACAACCACCAAGAACAG GGCCCCATCCATCCCTGAGGGTCATGACCTTTCCCGCTCCTCCTCCAACGCTAGCAGCTTCGCCAGTGTGGTGGAGGAGAACGAGACAGAGGCCACGGAGGACTACGACACAGGCATG GAGAGTCTGTCATCTGCCGGGACGCCACACAAGCGAGATTCCTTCACCTACAGCACCTGGCTGGAGGACAGCGCCAGCAGCACCAGTACCACCAGTCGGGGCAGCTCTCCAG GGCCCAGTAAACCTGAGCGAGGGAAGGGGACAGACGTCCGTATCAAACTGGAACGACCACACGATCATCAGTCCTCATCG AACTGTTAG
- the rap1gapa gene encoding rap1 GTPase-activating protein 1 isoform X9 yields the protein MPQRKRSFTFGAYGGVDKTFSKARSLWKQDGSDPRISATLEPQLFQPSLPYTSSPFHKTPDLFEMLEKMQGNRMDEQRCTFPPPLKTEEDYIPYPSVHEVLGRKSPFPLILLPQFGGYWIEGTNHELGDTADTEQPPPLSPNTRTKLECNTTATLFRKHFLGKEHFNYYSVDSALGHLVFSLKYDVIGDQEHLRLMLRTKLKTYHDVIPISCLTEFPNVVQMAKLVCEEVNVDRFFPVLYPKASRLIVTFDEHVISNNFKFGVIYQKFGQTSEEELFGNSEESPAFVEFLEFLGEKIELHNFKGFRGGLDVTHGQTGTESVYCNYRNKEVMFHVSTKLPYTDGDTQQLQRKRHIGNDIVAILFQEENTPFVPDMIASNFLHAYIVVQVVNTCTDNVLYKVSVTARDDVPFFGPALPNPAVFKKGPEFHEFLFTKLINAEYACYKAEKFAKLEERTRSALLETLYEELHVNSQAMMGVGGDDDKLENGSAGGGGFFESFKSLIIPGKSPTRKKSGPFSSRRSSAIGIENIQEVHEKSSRESSPNTQKTPDSGHVSQDPKSDNSSNQSSPEVLTTTKNSSYLGGRAPSIPEGHDLSRSSSNASSFASVVEENETEATEDYDTGMESLSSAGTPHKRDSFTYSTWLEDSASSTSTTSRGSSPGPSKPERGKGTDVRIKLERPHDHQSSSNC from the exons GAAGCAAGATGGGAGTGACCCCCGGATTTCTGCAACACTAGAGCCCCAGCTGTTCCAGCCGTCACTCCCGTACACCAGCTCGCCATTCCACAAG ACCCCAGATTTATTTGAAATGCTTGAAAAAATGCAG GGCAACAGGATGGATGAGCAGAGATGCACCTTTCCTCCCCCACTCAAG ACTGAGGAGGACTACATTCCTTACCCAAGTGTCCATGAG GTGTTGGGCAGAAAAAGTCCTTTTCCTCTCATCCTCCTGCCGCAGTTTGGGGGTTACTGGATTGAAGGGACAAACCATGAGTTAGGTGACACAGCGGACACAGAACAGCCGCCACCTCTGTCCCCGAACACCCGCACCAAGCTGGAATGTAACACGACAGCTACGCTCTTCCGGAAACACTTCCTGGGCAAG GAACACTTTAATTACTATTCAGTGGACAGTGCTCTTGGACATCTGGTGTTCTCGCTAAAGTACGATGTGATTGGTGACCAGGAACATCTCCGTCTAATGCTCAG GACCAAGCTGAAAACCTACCATGATGTGATCCCCATTTCCTGTCTGACGGAGTTTCCCAATGTGGTCCAAATGGCCAAA CTTGTCTGTGAAGAGGTCAACGTGGATCGTTTTTTTCCTGTCCTTTATCCAAAA gctTCAAGACTTATTGTCACCTTCGATGAACATGTGATAAGCAACAATTTCAAGTTTGGGGTCATTTATCAAAAGTTTGGACAG ACTTCAGAGGAAGAGCTGTTTGGCAACAGTGAAGAGAGTCCTGCCTTTGTAGAATTCCTGGAATTTCTAGGAGAGAAAATTGAGCTGCACAACTTTAAAGG TTTCCGTGGAGGGTTAGACGTGACTCATGGGCAGACTGGCACTGAATCCGTCTACTGCAACTACCGCAACAAAGAGGTCATGTTCCATGTGTCCACAAAACTGCCTTACACAGATGGGGACACCCAGCAG TTGCAGAGAAAGAGGCACATAGGAAATGACATTGTGGCCATCTTATTTCAAGAGGAAAACACTCCCTTTGTACCGGACATGATTGCCTCCAACTTTCTCCATGCCTACATTGTGGTCCAAGTGGTCAACACCTGCACTGACAATGTTCTCTACAAG GTGTCAGTGACGGCTCGGGATGATGTACCTTTCTTTGGCCCGGCCCTCCCAAACCctgctgtctttaaaaaa GGCCCTGAATTCCATGAATTCCTTTTTACTAAACTCATCAATGCAGAGTACGCCTGCTACAAAGCTGAGAAATTTGCCAAACTAGAG gaACGAACAAGGTCGGCCTTGTTAGAGACCCTTTATGAGGAGCTCCATGTGAACAGTCAGGCCATGATGGGTGTCGGAGGAGACGACGACAAACTGGAAAACGGGAGTGCAGGAGGAGGGGGCTTCTTTGAGTCCTTTAAG TCTTTGATAATCCCGGGGAAAAGCCCGACAAGGAAAAAGTCTGGTCCTTTCAGCTCCAGGAGAAGCAGTGCCATCGGTATCGAAAACATTCAAGAAGTCCACGAGAAGAG TAGTAGAGAGAGTTCCCCAAATACACAGAAGACCCCTGACAGCGGTCATGTCTCTCAAGACCCCAAATCTGACAACTCGTCCAATCAGAGCTCTCCTGAGGTGCTCACAACCACCAAGAACAG TTCTTATCTTGGTGGCAGGGCCCCATCCATCCCTGAGGGTCATGACCTTTCCCGCTCCTCCTCCAACGCTAGCAGCTTCGCCAGTGTGGTGGAGGAGAACGAGACAGAGGCCACGGAGGACTACGACACAGGCATG GAGAGTCTGTCATCTGCCGGGACGCCACACAAGCGAGATTCCTTCACCTACAGCACCTGGCTGGAGGACAGCGCCAGCAGCACCAGTACCACCAGTCGGGGCAGCTCTCCAG GGCCCAGTAAACCTGAGCGAGGGAAGGGGACAGACGTCCGTATCAAACTGGAACGACCACACGATCATCAGTCCTCATCG AACTGTTAG
- the rap1gapa gene encoding rap1 GTPase-activating protein 1 isoform X4: MPQRKRSFTFGAYGGVDKTFSKARSLWKQDGSDPRISATLEPQLFQPSLPYTSSPFHKGNRMDEQRCTFPPPLKTEEDYIPYPSVHEVLGRKSPFPLILLPQFGGYWIEGTNHELGDTADTEQPPPLSPNTRTKLECNTTATLFRKHFLGKEHFNYYSVDSALGHLVFSLKYDVIGDQEHLRLMLRTKLKTYHDVIPISCLTEFPNVVQMAKLVCEEVNVDRFFPVLYPKASRLIVTFDEHVISNNFKFGVIYQKFGQTSEEELFGNSEESPAFVEFLEFLGEKIELHNFKGFRGGLDVTHGQTGTESVYCNYRNKEVMFHVSTKLPYTDGDTQQLQRKRHIGNDIVAILFQEENTPFVPDMIASNFLHAYIVVQVVNTCTDNVLYKVSVTARDDVPFFGPALPNPAVFKKGPEFHEFLFTKLINAEYACYKAEKFAKLEERTRSALLETLYEELHVNSQAMMGVGGDDDKLENGSAGGGGFFESFKRVIRSRSQSMDAMGVTLKKPHTFSTSSSFNHEPAESPKFPGISLLVPGKSPSKYGRRGSAIGIGTVEESLIIPGKSPTRKKSGPFSSRRSSAIGIENIQEVHEKSSRESSPNTQKTPDSGHVSQDPKSDNSSNQSSPEVLTTTKNSSYLGGRAPSIPEGHDLSRSSSNASSFASVVEENETEATEDYDTGMESLSSAGTPHKRDSFTYSTWLEDSASSTSTTSRGSSPGPSKPERGKGTDVRIKLERPHDHQSSSNC, translated from the exons GAAGCAAGATGGGAGTGACCCCCGGATTTCTGCAACACTAGAGCCCCAGCTGTTCCAGCCGTCACTCCCGTACACCAGCTCGCCATTCCACAAG GGCAACAGGATGGATGAGCAGAGATGCACCTTTCCTCCCCCACTCAAG ACTGAGGAGGACTACATTCCTTACCCAAGTGTCCATGAG GTGTTGGGCAGAAAAAGTCCTTTTCCTCTCATCCTCCTGCCGCAGTTTGGGGGTTACTGGATTGAAGGGACAAACCATGAGTTAGGTGACACAGCGGACACAGAACAGCCGCCACCTCTGTCCCCGAACACCCGCACCAAGCTGGAATGTAACACGACAGCTACGCTCTTCCGGAAACACTTCCTGGGCAAG GAACACTTTAATTACTATTCAGTGGACAGTGCTCTTGGACATCTGGTGTTCTCGCTAAAGTACGATGTGATTGGTGACCAGGAACATCTCCGTCTAATGCTCAG GACCAAGCTGAAAACCTACCATGATGTGATCCCCATTTCCTGTCTGACGGAGTTTCCCAATGTGGTCCAAATGGCCAAA CTTGTCTGTGAAGAGGTCAACGTGGATCGTTTTTTTCCTGTCCTTTATCCAAAA gctTCAAGACTTATTGTCACCTTCGATGAACATGTGATAAGCAACAATTTCAAGTTTGGGGTCATTTATCAAAAGTTTGGACAG ACTTCAGAGGAAGAGCTGTTTGGCAACAGTGAAGAGAGTCCTGCCTTTGTAGAATTCCTGGAATTTCTAGGAGAGAAAATTGAGCTGCACAACTTTAAAGG TTTCCGTGGAGGGTTAGACGTGACTCATGGGCAGACTGGCACTGAATCCGTCTACTGCAACTACCGCAACAAAGAGGTCATGTTCCATGTGTCCACAAAACTGCCTTACACAGATGGGGACACCCAGCAG TTGCAGAGAAAGAGGCACATAGGAAATGACATTGTGGCCATCTTATTTCAAGAGGAAAACACTCCCTTTGTACCGGACATGATTGCCTCCAACTTTCTCCATGCCTACATTGTGGTCCAAGTGGTCAACACCTGCACTGACAATGTTCTCTACAAG GTGTCAGTGACGGCTCGGGATGATGTACCTTTCTTTGGCCCGGCCCTCCCAAACCctgctgtctttaaaaaa GGCCCTGAATTCCATGAATTCCTTTTTACTAAACTCATCAATGCAGAGTACGCCTGCTACAAAGCTGAGAAATTTGCCAAACTAGAG gaACGAACAAGGTCGGCCTTGTTAGAGACCCTTTATGAGGAGCTCCATGTGAACAGTCAGGCCATGATGGGTGTCGGAGGAGACGACGACAAACTGGAAAACGGGAGTGCAGGAGGAGGGGGCTTCTTTGAGTCCTTTAAG CGGGTGATCCGCAGCAGGAGCCAGTCTATGGATGCCATGGGTGTTACTCTCAAGAAGCCACACACATTCTCCACTAGCAGCAGCTTTAACCACGAGCCCGCAGAGAGCCCCAAATTCCCAGGGATA TCATTGCTTGTCCCAGGCAAAAGTCCCAGTAAATATGGACGCCGAGGCAGTGCCATAGGGATAGGAACAGTAGAAGAG TCTTTGATAATCCCGGGGAAAAGCCCGACAAGGAAAAAGTCTGGTCCTTTCAGCTCCAGGAGAAGCAGTGCCATCGGTATCGAAAACATTCAAGAAGTCCACGAGAAGAG TAGTAGAGAGAGTTCCCCAAATACACAGAAGACCCCTGACAGCGGTCATGTCTCTCAAGACCCCAAATCTGACAACTCGTCCAATCAGAGCTCTCCTGAGGTGCTCACAACCACCAAGAACAG TTCTTATCTTGGTGGCAGGGCCCCATCCATCCCTGAGGGTCATGACCTTTCCCGCTCCTCCTCCAACGCTAGCAGCTTCGCCAGTGTGGTGGAGGAGAACGAGACAGAGGCCACGGAGGACTACGACACAGGCATG GAGAGTCTGTCATCTGCCGGGACGCCACACAAGCGAGATTCCTTCACCTACAGCACCTGGCTGGAGGACAGCGCCAGCAGCACCAGTACCACCAGTCGGGGCAGCTCTCCAG GGCCCAGTAAACCTGAGCGAGGGAAGGGGACAGACGTCCGTATCAAACTGGAACGACCACACGATCATCAGTCCTCATCG AACTGTTAG
- the rap1gapa gene encoding rap1 GTPase-activating protein 1 isoform X10, which translates to MPQRKRSFTFGAYGGVDKTFSKARSLWKQDGSDPRISATLEPQLFQPSLPYTSSPFHKTPDLFEMLEKMQGNRMDEQRCTFPPPLKTEEDYIPYPSVHEVLGRKSPFPLILLPQFGGYWIEGTNHELGDTADTEQPPPLSPNTRTKLECNTTATLFRKHFLGKEHFNYYSVDSALGHLVFSLKYDVIGDQEHLRLMLRTKLKTYHDVIPISCLTEFPNVVQMAKLVCEEVNVDRFFPVLYPKASRLIVTFDEHVISNNFKFGVIYQKFGQTSEEELFGNSEESPAFVEFLEFLGEKIELHNFKGFRGGLDVTHGQTGTESVYCNYRNKEVMFHVSTKLPYTDGDTQQLQRKRHIGNDIVAILFQEENTPFVPDMIASNFLHAYIVVQVVNTCTDNVLYKVSVTARDDVPFFGPALPNPAVFKKGPEFHEFLFTKLINAEYACYKAEKFAKLEERTRSALLETLYEELHVNSQAMMGVGGDDDKLENGSAGGGGFFESFKRVIRSRSQSMDAMGVTLKKPHTFSTSSSFNHEPAESPKFPGISLIIPGKSPTRKKSGPFSSRRSSAIGIENIQEVHEKSSRESSPNTQKTPDSGHVSQDPKSDNSSNQSSPEVLTTTKNRAPSIPEGHDLSRSSSNASSFASVVEENETEATEDYDTGMESLSSAGTPHKRDSFTYSTWLEDSASSTSTTSRGSSPGPSKPERGKGTDVRIKLERPHDHQSSSNC; encoded by the exons GAAGCAAGATGGGAGTGACCCCCGGATTTCTGCAACACTAGAGCCCCAGCTGTTCCAGCCGTCACTCCCGTACACCAGCTCGCCATTCCACAAG ACCCCAGATTTATTTGAAATGCTTGAAAAAATGCAG GGCAACAGGATGGATGAGCAGAGATGCACCTTTCCTCCCCCACTCAAG ACTGAGGAGGACTACATTCCTTACCCAAGTGTCCATGAG GTGTTGGGCAGAAAAAGTCCTTTTCCTCTCATCCTCCTGCCGCAGTTTGGGGGTTACTGGATTGAAGGGACAAACCATGAGTTAGGTGACACAGCGGACACAGAACAGCCGCCACCTCTGTCCCCGAACACCCGCACCAAGCTGGAATGTAACACGACAGCTACGCTCTTCCGGAAACACTTCCTGGGCAAG GAACACTTTAATTACTATTCAGTGGACAGTGCTCTTGGACATCTGGTGTTCTCGCTAAAGTACGATGTGATTGGTGACCAGGAACATCTCCGTCTAATGCTCAG GACCAAGCTGAAAACCTACCATGATGTGATCCCCATTTCCTGTCTGACGGAGTTTCCCAATGTGGTCCAAATGGCCAAA CTTGTCTGTGAAGAGGTCAACGTGGATCGTTTTTTTCCTGTCCTTTATCCAAAA gctTCAAGACTTATTGTCACCTTCGATGAACATGTGATAAGCAACAATTTCAAGTTTGGGGTCATTTATCAAAAGTTTGGACAG ACTTCAGAGGAAGAGCTGTTTGGCAACAGTGAAGAGAGTCCTGCCTTTGTAGAATTCCTGGAATTTCTAGGAGAGAAAATTGAGCTGCACAACTTTAAAGG TTTCCGTGGAGGGTTAGACGTGACTCATGGGCAGACTGGCACTGAATCCGTCTACTGCAACTACCGCAACAAAGAGGTCATGTTCCATGTGTCCACAAAACTGCCTTACACAGATGGGGACACCCAGCAG TTGCAGAGAAAGAGGCACATAGGAAATGACATTGTGGCCATCTTATTTCAAGAGGAAAACACTCCCTTTGTACCGGACATGATTGCCTCCAACTTTCTCCATGCCTACATTGTGGTCCAAGTGGTCAACACCTGCACTGACAATGTTCTCTACAAG GTGTCAGTGACGGCTCGGGATGATGTACCTTTCTTTGGCCCGGCCCTCCCAAACCctgctgtctttaaaaaa GGCCCTGAATTCCATGAATTCCTTTTTACTAAACTCATCAATGCAGAGTACGCCTGCTACAAAGCTGAGAAATTTGCCAAACTAGAG gaACGAACAAGGTCGGCCTTGTTAGAGACCCTTTATGAGGAGCTCCATGTGAACAGTCAGGCCATGATGGGTGTCGGAGGAGACGACGACAAACTGGAAAACGGGAGTGCAGGAGGAGGGGGCTTCTTTGAGTCCTTTAAG CGGGTGATCCGCAGCAGGAGCCAGTCTATGGATGCCATGGGTGTTACTCTCAAGAAGCCACACACATTCTCCACTAGCAGCAGCTTTAACCACGAGCCCGCAGAGAGCCCCAAATTCCCAGGGATA TCTTTGATAATCCCGGGGAAAAGCCCGACAAGGAAAAAGTCTGGTCCTTTCAGCTCCAGGAGAAGCAGTGCCATCGGTATCGAAAACATTCAAGAAGTCCACGAGAAGAG TAGTAGAGAGAGTTCCCCAAATACACAGAAGACCCCTGACAGCGGTCATGTCTCTCAAGACCCCAAATCTGACAACTCGTCCAATCAGAGCTCTCCTGAGGTGCTCACAACCACCAAGAACAG GGCCCCATCCATCCCTGAGGGTCATGACCTTTCCCGCTCCTCCTCCAACGCTAGCAGCTTCGCCAGTGTGGTGGAGGAGAACGAGACAGAGGCCACGGAGGACTACGACACAGGCATG GAGAGTCTGTCATCTGCCGGGACGCCACACAAGCGAGATTCCTTCACCTACAGCACCTGGCTGGAGGACAGCGCCAGCAGCACCAGTACCACCAGTCGGGGCAGCTCTCCAG GGCCCAGTAAACCTGAGCGAGGGAAGGGGACAGACGTCCGTATCAAACTGGAACGACCACACGATCATCAGTCCTCATCG AACTGTTAG